The DNA window GCCGATGCTGGAATGGCGTCCGGCGGCGATCCGCAGTACCGGCCTCGAGCACACCCGCTACCGGGACGCGACGGTCGCCGGACTGAGCGGGATCGACCTGTTCGCCCTGCATACCACCGTGGAACAGATCGCCATCCCGCTGATCAACGGCTTCTGCCAGGACGGAATGGCGGATCTGATCAGTCAGTACGCGTTCCCACTAGCGTTCGCGGCGATCAACGCGATCCTGGGCTGCCCGACGGAGATCGGTCAGCGCGCCGCGGCCGGCATGGCCGCGATGTTCGACGGCACCGATGCCGCCGAGGGCAACCGGATGCTGGGTGCGGCGATGTTCGACCTGGTCTCGCTCAAACGGGCCGAACCGGGCGATGACGTCGTCTCGCGGCTGCTGGCCCATCCAGCTGGCCTCGACGACGAGGAGATGATCCACCAAGTGCTCAGCTTCTATGGCGCGGGGATCGAACCCACCCAGAATCTGATCACCAACACGCTGCGGCTGATGCTCACCGACGACCGCTTCGCGGGTGGCATGCTCGGCGGGAGCCTGTCCACACGCGATGGGTTGGACGAGGTGTTGTTCACCGACCCACCGATGTCGAACTACTGCATCACCTTCCCGAGGCAGCCGATTCTGATCGATGACGCGTGGCTACCCGCGCATCAGCCGGTCGTGATCAGCATCGCCGGTAGTAACAATGATCCGACGATCAACACGGGGGAGTACACCGATAACCGCTCGCATCTGGCCTGGAGCGTCGGACCGCACGCCTGCCCCGCCCGCTCGGTCGCCTCACTGATCGCGCAGGACGCGATCGATCAACTCCTGGACGCGCTGCCGGAGTTGCATCTGGCCGTACCCCTCGACGAACTGGTCTGGCGGCCGGGACCGTTCAATCGCTCGCTGGCCACCCTTCCGGTAACTTTCCCCAAATCCCCTCTGCTGCAAATCTTCTGAATACGACTATCAGCGCAGGGGTTTCGGATACACGGGTGTCGGTGGCAATCTCGAGCGGCATTCACGCGCTGACGGCCACACGTAGGGGCCTGCGCGATCGGAGCCGTCGGATCGCGTGTCGCCGTGCGCGCGAACCGCTCCGGCGCAGCCGACCGGCGGATGACTGCGAACCGCTGCAGGCTCAATGTCATTCGCGTCGGCATGCTGGTCCGGATCGAGCAGTTCGGGGATGGGCGAATCGCAGGCAATCGCGGGGCATCTCGCCGAGCGCAGGCGCAAACGCGTAGACGGGAATATGCTCGAAGTAACTGGCTGATAGTTGTATCGAGGTCGTCGTGGCGCATATCGATCCGCTCTCCACGCAACGCCACCTGACCTCAGGGTTCGCGGCGGAATTGGACGCTGCCGGGTTCACCGAAGCCGTCGAGATCGGACGCGGCGGTTTCGGCGTGGTCTACCGCTGCCGCCAACCCGCGCTCGATCGCACGGTGGCGATCAAGGTGCTCACCGCCGATCTGGAGTCGGAGAATCTCGAGCGATTCGTCCGCGAACAGCTCGCCATGGGCAAACTGTCCGGTCATCCGAATATCGTCAGCGTCTTCGAAGTGGGGTCCACCGCGACCGGACGGCCCTACATCGTGATGCCGTACCACTCGCACGGCTCACTGGACGCTCGCATCCAGGAGCACGGCCCGATCGGCTGGCAGGACGCGCTGCACATCGGGGTGAAGATCGCGGGCGCGCTGGAGACCGCGCACCGGCGCGGCATGCTGCATCGCGACGTGAAGCCCGGCAACATCCTGCTGACCGAATACGGTGAGCCACAACTGGCCGATTTCGGCATCGCCCGGCTCGTCGGCGGGTTCGAGACGACCGCGGGCACGATCACCGGCTCACCCGCCTTCACCGCACCGGAAGTGCTGCAGGGACACGTCCCGGATGTGACCGCCGACATCTACAGCCTGGCCTCGACGCTGTTCTGCGCCAGCACCGGTCACGCCGTCTTCGAGCGGCGCAGCGGCGAGCAGTTGGTCGCGCAGTTCCTACGCATCACCAAGCATCCGATACCGGACCTCGGCGACGCCGGGCTGCCCGCCGATGTGACGGCCGCGATCGAGGGCGCGATGTCGCGCGAGCGCCGAGAACGCCCGGCCAGCGCCGCCGAATTCGGTGACCGACTGCGCGATATCCAGGAGCGGCACGGCCTGGCGCCCGACGATATGCCGATCCCGCTACCAGCCGCCGATCCCGTCGGCCATCGCCCATCGCCCACACCGACCGGCCGTCGCCGCACCTCCGGGATGTATCCGGCCGTGACTCCGCCGGTGCCCGCGACCCGACTGCGACCGCCGGTGGCTACTCGTCCGCTGGTCGAGCGTCAGCGGCTGATCGCCATGCTGCGGCAGGGCCGAGACCGCAGGCTCGCGGTCATCCACGGCCCCACCGGTTTCGGCAAGACCACCCTCGCCGCCCAGTGGTGCGAGGCGCTGAGCGCCGAGGGGGTGGCGGTGGCCTGGCTGACCGTGGACCACGATGACAACAACGTCGTCTGGTTCCTGTCGCATCTGATCGAAGCCATTCGCGCCGTGCGTCCTTCGCTGGCCAGCGAACTCGGCGAACTGCTCGAGGAACACGGCGACGAGTCCGAACGGTACGTGCTGACCTCGCTGATCAACGATATCGACCGCAGCGGTGAACAACTCGTCGTCGTCATCGACGACTGGCACCTCGCCACCGATCCCGCGACCACCCGCGCACTGCGCTACATGATCGAAGGCTGTAGTCCGACACTGCATGTCGTGATCACCAGCCGCAGTCGGACCGGGCTGCCGATGAGTTCGATGCGGGCCCGCGACGAGCTGGTCGAAATCGGGCCCACCGTACTGCGTTTCGATATCGAGGAGGCGCGGACCTTTCTGGTCGAGCTGGGCGGGCTCGACCTCGATCACGGCGATGTCGAGGATCTCACCGAATCCACCGAGGGCTGGGCCGCGGCATTGCAACTCGCGGCACTGTCGCTGCGCGGCAGCGATGATCCCGGCGAGCTGATCAGCCATCTGACCGGCCGCCATCACGCCATCAGCGAATTCCTGGTCGAGAACGTCCTGGACACGCTCGAACCCGGGATGCTCGACTTCATGGTCGCGACCTCGATCACGCCACGGATCTGCGGCGAACTCGCCTCGGCGCTCACCGGCGTCGCGGATGGGCAGGCGATGCTGGAGCAGATCGAACTCCAGGATCTGTTCCTGCGCAAGCTCGATGACGGAAATTGGTTCCGATACCACCACCTGTTCCAGGATTTCCTGCAGCAGCGGCTGGAGCGCGATCGGCCCGAACGGATTACCGAGCTGCACCGGGCGGCCTCGCGGTGGTTGGCCGAACACCGGCACGTCAGCGAGGCGGTCGATCACGCGCTGCTGGCCGAGGACGAGCAGCGCGCCATCGAGATCGTCGAGCGCGATGGCATGTCGCTGCTCGAGTACGGGCAGTTCGCCAGCCTCATCGGGCTGGTGAACAAGCTGCCCGCCACGATTATCGAAACCCATCCTCGGCTGCAGTTGGATCTGGCGTGGGCCAATATCCTGCTGCATCGTGCCGGACCGGCCGAACGCGCGCTGCGGCTTGCGGAATCGAATATGGACTACGGAGAATTGGACGAATCCGTGACGGCCCGGCTGCGCGCCGAGGCGGGTGCGGTGCACGCCGTGGTGCGGGTGCGCGCGGACGTGCTCGCCGGTATCGAAGATATGTTGGCGCCGTGCTTCTTCCGTGCCGAGGAAATGTCACCGTATGTGGTGGCGATCGCCGCGAATGTGGCGACCTTCGTGGCGGGCTATCGCTATGACTTCGAGGAGGCGCTGCGCATTCAGGAATGGTCCGCACCGTATATGCGACAGAACAAAGGTTTCTACAACAACATTCACGGTCTGTGCTTCCTCGGGCTCGCCGCGAGCCTGCAGCTCGACATCACCAGGGCGGAGCAGTATTTCCGCCGGGCCATGAAGGTGGCCAAACAGTCCGGCGGCAGCCACTCCTACGGCGCGCGGCTGGCCGGATCCCTGCTGGGTGAATTGCTCTACGAGCGTGGGGAAGTCGCGGCGGCGGAACGGCTGCTCGACGAGGGATACAAGCTGGGGCCCGAAGCGGGTGTCGTCGATTTCAAGTTGGCCCGCTATGTCGTCGGCGCCCGTATCAAAGCGTTGCGCGGGGACCGGGCGGCCGCCATTCGCCGGCTGAACGAGGGTGCCCGGGTGGCTCGTTCTATGTCGCTGCCGCGCTTGAGCGCCGAGGTAGAGAACGAGCGGCTGCGCCTCGGCCTACCGCCGCATCCGGAATTCGGCCCGCTGCCGGTGGTCGAATACGGAAAACGCCGTACGCCGGTGGACCCGATCGACGAATTCACCGTGCTGTACGAGGAATTCACCGCGATCCGGCTGCTGCTCGCCGAGGAAGTGCCGGACAAGACCGAACGCGCCTGCACCTGGGCTCGGGAGTGGGTGGATCTGCTCGAATCCGTCGAGCGCCCACGGGAATTGTTGAAAGCGCGGCGATTGTTGATCGCCTGTCTGGCCGCCGCGGGCCGTATCGACGAGGCGAAGGCTCTGCTGGCAACGGTCACCGCGCAGTGCGCCGATCTCGGATCGGTTCGCTATCTGCTGGATGGTGGACCCCATGTCATCGCCATGCTCGCCGCGGTGCGCGAAGATCAGCTCGCCGGGCGCTGGCGTCCCGAATGGCCCGATGTGCCGGAGGAATTCCTGCTCGCATTGGTCAATGCCGATGCGGCTCAGACGATCTGACGCGGTCGAGCAGTGGATCCGACTCGGTAGGGGTTATTCGCCGATGGGGATAGTGGTTTTGTCCAGCAATTCGGCGACCTGCTCGGCGGGCATCGGCCGGTGAAAGAGCCAGCCTTGCGCGGTCTCACAGCCGAGGCCATCGAGCCGGTCGGCCTGATACCGCGTCTCGACGCATTCGGCGGTGAGGGTGTAACCGAGGGCATGGGTCAGCTCGATGATCGATTCGAGCACCAGCAGACGCGCGAGATCCGGCGGTCCGCTGCGGACCGGTATACGATGGCGGCGATCTCGCTGTCGTGTGGTGTGACCGAGATGTGGTCGGTACGAGAGGTTTTCATGGCCAGACCGAGTTGGGCTCCCGAGGGTATCGACCTGGATCGGCCGAGTGCGTCGCGGGTCTATGACTACTTCGTCGGTGGCATGCACAATTTCGAGATCGACCGGCAGTTGGCGCGCCAGATCGAGGCGTTCACACCGAATGTCGCCGAAACCATGCGGGCGAACCGGGATCTGTTGCGGCGCTGCGTACGGTTCCTGGTCGATGCCGGGATCACCCAGTTCCTCGATATCGGATCCGGCATTCCGACCGTCGGCAATGTGCACGAGGTCGCGCAGGGGCGCGACCCGTCGGCGCGCGTGGTCGCACCTCGACCGAGATCGTGCTGCGCGCCAAGGACGAGATCGCCGCGTATTTCGACGGTTGGACGCTGGTCGAACCCGGTCTGGTGCACCTGCCGCGGTGGCGGCCCGACAATCCGGACGATGTCGGACCGGCGCCCGAAGAATCCGGCGCGTACGGCGGCGTAGCCCGCAAGGACTGAGCTCAGTCGAGGATCTTGCCCGG is part of the Nocardia sp. NBC_00565 genome and encodes:
- a CDS encoding cytochrome P450, which translates into the protein MTTPDSATHPRSCPVAHGSPIDFGGPRIALYSEEFAADPHHAYREMRRKYGSLVPVELSPGVPATLVIGYYTALRILNDPDHFPADSRTWQKSVPEDCPVRPMLEWRPAAIRSTGLEHTRYRDATVAGLSGIDLFALHTTVEQIAIPLINGFCQDGMADLISQYAFPLAFAAINAILGCPTEIGQRAAAGMAAMFDGTDAAEGNRMLGAAMFDLVSLKRAEPGDDVVSRLLAHPAGLDDEEMIHQVLSFYGAGIEPTQNLITNTLRLMLTDDRFAGGMLGGSLSTRDGLDEVLFTDPPMSNYCITFPRQPILIDDAWLPAHQPVVISIAGSNNDPTINTGEYTDNRSHLAWSVGPHACPARSVASLIAQDAIDQLLDALPELHLAVPLDELVWRPGPFNRSLATLPVTFPKSPLLQIF
- a CDS encoding protein kinase domain-containing protein encodes the protein MAHIDPLSTQRHLTSGFAAELDAAGFTEAVEIGRGGFGVVYRCRQPALDRTVAIKVLTADLESENLERFVREQLAMGKLSGHPNIVSVFEVGSTATGRPYIVMPYHSHGSLDARIQEHGPIGWQDALHIGVKIAGALETAHRRGMLHRDVKPGNILLTEYGEPQLADFGIARLVGGFETTAGTITGSPAFTAPEVLQGHVPDVTADIYSLASTLFCASTGHAVFERRSGEQLVAQFLRITKHPIPDLGDAGLPADVTAAIEGAMSRERRERPASAAEFGDRLRDIQERHGLAPDDMPIPLPAADPVGHRPSPTPTGRRRTSGMYPAVTPPVPATRLRPPVATRPLVERQRLIAMLRQGRDRRLAVIHGPTGFGKTTLAAQWCEALSAEGVAVAWLTVDHDDNNVVWFLSHLIEAIRAVRPSLASELGELLEEHGDESERYVLTSLINDIDRSGEQLVVVIDDWHLATDPATTRALRYMIEGCSPTLHVVITSRSRTGLPMSSMRARDELVEIGPTVLRFDIEEARTFLVELGGLDLDHGDVEDLTESTEGWAAALQLAALSLRGSDDPGELISHLTGRHHAISEFLVENVLDTLEPGMLDFMVATSITPRICGELASALTGVADGQAMLEQIELQDLFLRKLDDGNWFRYHHLFQDFLQQRLERDRPERITELHRAASRWLAEHRHVSEAVDHALLAEDEQRAIEIVERDGMSLLEYGQFASLIGLVNKLPATIIETHPRLQLDLAWANILLHRAGPAERALRLAESNMDYGELDESVTARLRAEAGAVHAVVRVRADVLAGIEDMLAPCFFRAEEMSPYVVAIAANVATFVAGYRYDFEEALRIQEWSAPYMRQNKGFYNNIHGLCFLGLAASLQLDITRAEQYFRRAMKVAKQSGGSHSYGARLAGSLLGELLYERGEVAAAERLLDEGYKLGPEAGVVDFKLARYVVGARIKALRGDRAAAIRRLNEGARVARSMSLPRLSAEVENERLRLGLPPHPEFGPLPVVEYGKRRTPVDPIDEFTVLYEEFTAIRLLLAEEVPDKTERACTWAREWVDLLESVERPRELLKARRLLIACLAAAGRIDEAKALLATVTAQCADLGSVRYLLDGGPHVIAMLAAVREDQLAGRWRPEWPDVPEEFLLALVNADAAQTI
- a CDS encoding EAL domain-containing protein, whose amino-acid sequence is MLESIIELTHALGYTLTAECVETRYQADRLDGLGCETAQGWLFHRPMPAEQVAELLDKTTIPIGE
- a CDS encoding SAM-dependent methyltransferase, giving the protein MLRAKDEIAAYFDGWTLVEPGLVHLPRWRPDNPDDVGPAPEESGAYGGVARKD